In Lentibacillus amyloliquefaciens, one DNA window encodes the following:
- the ytaF gene encoding sporulation membrane protein YtaF, protein MLDNYERKMISMLHYTGLILLIFGVSIDGFGVGMSYGVRRVHVPLVALVVIMLCSGLVVYLAMTIGNVLKTFITPAIADNIGGGIILVIGVYCLYNVLRSKKETIGSFSADQETWDQFKAVMKEPQQADLDQSGSISLSEAFLLGAALAIDAFGAGLGAAMLSYSPIVTALSIALMSGLLVFFGVRMGHFLSTKKWTQQLTLLPPFLLILLGIVNII, encoded by the coding sequence ATGTTAGACAATTACGAAAGGAAAATGATATCGATGCTCCACTATACCGGATTAATTTTATTAATTTTCGGCGTCAGTATCGATGGGTTTGGGGTTGGCATGTCATATGGCGTGAGACGTGTTCATGTACCGCTTGTGGCACTCGTCGTTATTATGCTCTGTTCCGGTCTGGTCGTCTACCTGGCCATGACAATCGGCAATGTACTTAAAACGTTTATCACGCCTGCAATTGCGGATAATATCGGCGGGGGCATCATCCTTGTAATCGGTGTGTATTGCTTATACAATGTGCTGCGTTCCAAAAAGGAAACGATTGGATCATTTTCAGCCGATCAAGAGACATGGGACCAATTCAAAGCTGTCATGAAAGAGCCACAGCAGGCAGACCTCGATCAATCCGGCAGCATCTCACTATCAGAGGCTTTTTTGTTAGGTGCTGCACTGGCAATTGATGCATTCGGAGCGGGACTTGGCGCAGCGATGCTCTCATATTCACCGATTGTGACGGCACTGTCAATTGCTTTGATGAGCGGTCTGTTGGTTTTCTTTGGTGTCAGAATGGGTCACTTTCTCTCAACAAAAAAATGGACACAG
- a CDS encoding Na+/H+ antiporter NhaC family protein encodes MSNNEELDKATGDKTVQKLDFWLGPFGAAVPLLFFVVWAITISVMQLSSEVALVLGAIIGLTLGLLLCKSKWEDYAQGLFDGLAQPVGVIAMVAWFYAGMFAQVLQVGGLVEGLVWIGSVTGVEGGMFVALTFLLAATFSTAVGTGYGTTVAFCTLMYPAGVAVGADPTFMFAAILAGAVFGDNLAPVSDTTIVSATTQDADVPGVVRSRFKYSIVAAVPAVILFAIFGGGGSAAAGQTSVSSVIESVNASGLIMLVPFAIVLILALSGHHLLTSLTWGIISAIPLILLLDLGTFGDILSFNPDSDAVVEGALISGLTGYFNMAILILLIVGAAHLLRLGGTMAAITKGLVKWIQNSVRKAEVSIWAIVSLLNSSITINTAAEIAAAPFVKEIGTKYKIHRYRMANMLDAVTSALGYIFPWGAPVLLGWSTIQTMKEQSYNWLPIVEPNAVFPFVFQGWFLFIIMLVAALTGWGLRYEGKNGEELKEKPND; translated from the coding sequence ATGTCAAATAACGAAGAATTAGACAAGGCGACCGGGGATAAGACTGTCCAGAAGTTGGATTTCTGGCTCGGTCCGTTCGGGGCGGCAGTTCCCTTACTGTTTTTTGTTGTCTGGGCAATTACAATCAGTGTGATGCAACTATCATCTGAGGTTGCACTTGTATTGGGAGCTATCATTGGCCTGACGCTTGGGCTCTTGTTGTGTAAAAGCAAATGGGAAGACTATGCACAGGGGTTGTTTGACGGATTAGCCCAGCCTGTTGGTGTCATCGCAATGGTGGCATGGTTTTATGCCGGCATGTTCGCGCAGGTTCTACAGGTTGGCGGACTGGTTGAAGGACTGGTTTGGATTGGTTCAGTAACAGGTGTTGAAGGCGGTATGTTTGTTGCATTAACATTTTTGTTGGCAGCAACTTTTTCAACAGCCGTTGGTACCGGGTACGGGACAACCGTTGCATTTTGTACACTAATGTACCCGGCCGGTGTTGCTGTAGGCGCTGATCCGACATTTATGTTTGCAGCTATTTTGGCCGGAGCGGTATTTGGTGACAACCTGGCACCGGTTTCCGATACGACAATCGTATCAGCGACAACACAGGATGCTGATGTGCCCGGTGTTGTACGGAGCCGTTTCAAATATTCAATCGTCGCTGCTGTGCCGGCGGTCATCTTATTTGCCATATTTGGCGGCGGCGGAAGTGCCGCAGCCGGTCAGACTTCTGTAAGCTCCGTAATTGAATCAGTCAATGCGAGCGGGCTGATTATGCTTGTGCCTTTCGCGATCGTACTTATCCTTGCTTTATCCGGTCATCATCTGCTGACCTCATTGACATGGGGAATAATATCGGCCATTCCGCTGATTCTATTGTTAGATTTGGGAACGTTTGGTGATATTTTAAGCTTCAATCCGGATTCTGATGCTGTTGTCGAAGGTGCCTTGATTTCTGGTTTAACAGGTTACTTTAATATGGCGATCCTAATTCTCTTGATAGTGGGGGCAGCTCATTTGTTGAGACTGGGCGGAACAATGGCAGCCATCACGAAAGGCTTGGTCAAATGGATTCAAAACTCTGTCCGCAAAGCCGAGGTATCGATATGGGCGATTGTTTCATTACTGAATAGTTCAATTACCATTAACACGGCAGCTGAAATTGCGGCAGCGCCATTTGTGAAAGAAATCGGTACCAAGTACAAAATTCACCGCTACCGAATGGCCAATATGCTTGATGCTGTGACATCAGCATTGGGCTATATATTTCCGTGGGGAGCACCGGTGTTGTTGGGCTGGTCAACCATTCAAACGATGAAAGAGCAATCATATAATTGGCTTCCGATCGTTGAGCCGAATGCAGTCTTCCCATTCGTCTTCCAAGGCTGGTTCCTGTTCATTATCATGCTCGTTGCAGCATTGACCGGCTGGGGGCTGCGTTATGAAGGAAAGAATGGTGAGGAGTTAAAAGAGAAACCGAATGATTAA
- a CDS encoding indolepyruvate ferredoxin oxidoreductase subunit alpha encodes MAFVILDPCRGEKSGECVTVCPVDCIEEGPEQFYIDPDICIDCGACVSVCPVDAIVEEYDMTPEQEKYLDEAEEFFANR; translated from the coding sequence GTGGCTTTTGTAATATTAGATCCGTGCCGCGGTGAAAAATCAGGCGAGTGTGTAACGGTTTGTCCGGTTGATTGTATCGAAGAAGGGCCGGAACAATTTTACATAGATCCGGATATATGCATTGATTGCGGCGCATGTGTTTCAGTGTGCCCGGTTGATGCGATTGTTGAAGAATATGATATGACACCTGAACAGGAAAAATACTTGGATGAAGCTGAGGAATTTTTTGCAAACAGGTGA
- a CDS encoding DNA topoisomerase III: MGKTVVLAEKPSVGRDIARVLNCHKKGNGFMEGSKYIVTWALGHLVTLADPEKYEDKWKTWRLDDLPMLPDELKLVVIKKSGNQFSAVKTQLNRKDVSDVVIATDAGREGELVARWIIEKARVNKPVKRLWISSVTDKAIREGFKNLKPGKQYENLYASAVARSEADWYVGLNATRALTTKYNAQLSTGRVQTPTLAMVRAREKEINEFKPQPFYGIEAKTNTAMRVTWQDNKNNSRIFSKEKADKLLDQLKNKPATIVNTNKSYKKKHAPQLYDLTELQREANRIFGFSGKQTLSLMQKLYEQHKVLTYPRTDSRVLSSDIVPTLKDRVKAVNVDQYAKTASKLMKKEWKLPKSVVNNAGVSDHHAIIPTEESPALADLNDKERKIYDLVVKRFLAVLSDPHEYEQLTIEAEIGGERFIAKGKNIKKQGWKEIYSDNEADDEQQLPDVQQGAQLSGIKLNLTTGETKPPERFTEGALLQAMENPVRYMDQDEKHLAKTISKTGGIGTVATRADIIEKLFNSQLMELRGKHIFTTSKGRQLLELVPEDLRSPALTAEWETKLSQIAEGKLNKKHFIGEIKGYTEKIVYQIKMSEDKFKHDNLTGSKCPDCGKLMMEIDNKKGKMLVCQDRSCGHKKNIFKRTNARCPNCHKRMVLRGEGDGQTFSCQCGFSEKLSAFNKRKEQQKNKKVSNKDVNKYLKNQDDGFKNNALADQLSKLKK; this comes from the coding sequence ATGGGCAAAACAGTCGTATTAGCCGAAAAACCTTCTGTCGGTCGGGATATCGCCCGTGTGCTGAACTGTCACAAAAAGGGCAACGGCTTTATGGAAGGATCTAAATACATCGTAACGTGGGCGTTGGGGCATCTCGTAACCCTGGCAGACCCGGAGAAATATGAAGATAAATGGAAAACATGGCGTCTTGATGATCTGCCGATGCTTCCGGATGAGTTAAAACTTGTGGTCATTAAGAAATCCGGCAACCAATTTAGCGCGGTAAAAACACAACTTAACCGCAAAGATGTCAGTGATGTTGTCATCGCCACCGATGCCGGCCGCGAAGGCGAACTGGTCGCCCGCTGGATAATTGAAAAAGCGCGTGTCAACAAGCCCGTGAAACGGCTCTGGATTTCATCGGTTACGGATAAAGCGATCAGGGAAGGCTTTAAAAATCTGAAACCGGGTAAGCAATATGAAAACCTTTATGCTTCTGCTGTTGCACGCTCGGAAGCCGACTGGTATGTCGGGCTGAATGCCACGCGGGCGCTTACAACGAAATATAATGCGCAGTTGTCGACCGGACGTGTACAAACACCGACACTCGCGATGGTGCGAGCAAGGGAGAAGGAAATAAACGAATTCAAGCCGCAGCCATTTTACGGTATTGAAGCAAAAACAAACACCGCTATGCGCGTGACATGGCAGGATAATAAGAACAACAGCCGAATATTCTCCAAAGAAAAAGCAGACAAACTGCTTGACCAATTAAAAAATAAGCCGGCAACAATTGTAAACACTAACAAGTCATACAAGAAAAAACACGCACCACAATTGTATGACCTGACAGAGTTGCAGCGGGAAGCCAATCGTATATTTGGGTTTTCCGGAAAACAGACACTGTCGCTGATGCAAAAACTATATGAACAGCATAAAGTTCTCACGTATCCGCGTACTGATTCACGGGTTCTGTCGAGTGATATCGTCCCGACGCTAAAAGACCGGGTGAAAGCAGTCAATGTGGACCAATATGCTAAGACAGCAAGTAAATTGATGAAAAAGGAATGGAAATTGCCGAAATCAGTTGTCAATAACGCCGGAGTGTCTGATCACCATGCGATTATTCCAACAGAAGAATCCCCGGCTCTGGCGGATTTAAATGACAAAGAACGGAAAATTTATGATCTGGTCGTGAAACGTTTCCTGGCCGTTTTGTCGGATCCGCATGAATACGAACAGCTGACAATCGAGGCTGAAATCGGCGGTGAACGCTTTATCGCCAAAGGAAAAAATATTAAGAAGCAAGGCTGGAAAGAAATATACAGTGACAATGAAGCAGATGATGAACAGCAATTGCCGGATGTGCAACAAGGTGCTCAACTTTCCGGTATCAAGCTTAACCTGACGACTGGTGAAACAAAGCCGCCTGAGCGGTTCACAGAAGGAGCACTTCTGCAGGCAATGGAAAATCCGGTCCGCTATATGGATCAGGATGAAAAACACTTGGCTAAAACCATTAGCAAAACCGGTGGCATCGGAACCGTTGCCACCCGGGCGGATATTATTGAGAAGCTGTTTAACAGCCAGCTTATGGAATTGCGCGGCAAACACATTTTCACAACATCAAAAGGCCGCCAGCTGCTTGAACTCGTTCCGGAAGATCTGCGTTCACCGGCACTGACTGCTGAGTGGGAGACCAAGCTTAGTCAGATTGCTGAAGGTAAATTGAACAAGAAGCATTTTATAGGTGAGATTAAAGGCTACACTGAGAAGATCGTTTATCAGATCAAAATGAGCGAGGATAAATTTAAACACGATAATTTGACCGGCAGCAAGTGCCCGGATTGCGGGAAATTGATGATGGAAATTGATAACAAAAAAGGCAAAATGCTTGTCTGTCAGGACCGATCATGCGGCCATAAAAAGAACATTTTCAAGCGAACCAATGCCCGATGCCCGAACTGCCATAAACGGATGGTACTGCGCGGTGAGGGCGATGGTCAAACGTTCTCATGCCAGTGCGGGTTTTCTGAAAAGCTGTCAGCATTCAATAAACGGAAAGAACAGCAAAAGAACAAGAAAGTATCCAACAAAGACGTCAACAAATACCTGAAAAATCAGGATGACGGGTTTAAGAATAATGCACTGGCCGACCAGCTTTCCAAACTGAAAAAGTAA
- a CDS encoding AbgT family transporter: MAEQKKNAGFTRFLNTIERIGNKLPDPFMLFVSLAVLVILLSGFISLFDVTFNQPGSDEQTSIKNLLSAEGLQFMVTSVIENFVGFTPLGIVLTMMLGVGLADKVGLLETLIKNTILRAPKALITYAVVFTGILGNLAADAAFVIVPPLAAMVFYNVGRHPLAGLAAGFAGVGAGFTANIIVANTDAVLSGISTEVMQTIEGAPTVTPVDNWYFMLVSTLVLTAAGGLITEKIVEPRLGRYDGGLTKTFDETTALEKRGLRNAVIAAVVYIALLILALVWPDSSLRNDQGGMIPSPFISGIVPVIMLFFITIGVTYGVTLKKIDNSRSIAKYMGEAMKDMSSFIVLIFAVSQFISYFEWTNIGSWLAVTGASFLDSVDLTGITVVVLFILLTALLNLFVYSGSAQWALEAPVFLKMFYILDYHPAFIQAAYRVADSSTNIVTPMNPYFVIVLAFMKEYDNKAGLGTLMALMLPYSLIFLTVWIILFLVFVMLGVPFGPGIGVHV, encoded by the coding sequence ATGGCAGAGCAGAAAAAGAATGCCGGGTTCACGCGTTTTTTAAATACGATTGAACGGATTGGGAACAAGCTTCCGGATCCTTTCATGCTGTTTGTATCACTCGCTGTTTTGGTCATATTATTGTCCGGATTCATTTCATTGTTTGATGTGACCTTTAATCAGCCCGGAAGTGATGAACAGACATCCATTAAAAATCTGTTGTCAGCAGAAGGCTTGCAGTTTATGGTCACATCCGTCATTGAAAACTTTGTCGGCTTCACACCTCTCGGGATTGTGCTTACGATGATGCTTGGTGTCGGGTTAGCGGATAAAGTTGGTTTACTGGAGACGCTCATTAAGAATACGATTCTGCGTGCACCAAAGGCGTTGATTACATATGCGGTCGTATTTACCGGTATCTTAGGAAATCTGGCTGCAGATGCTGCCTTTGTGATTGTCCCGCCACTTGCAGCGATGGTCTTCTACAATGTAGGAAGACATCCGCTGGCAGGATTGGCGGCTGGATTCGCAGGTGTCGGAGCCGGTTTTACAGCTAACATTATTGTGGCCAACACCGATGCTGTGTTATCCGGCATATCCACTGAAGTGATGCAGACGATTGAAGGAGCTCCCACCGTTACACCGGTCGACAATTGGTACTTCATGCTTGTTTCAACACTTGTACTGACAGCAGCTGGGGGATTGATTACGGAAAAAATTGTAGAGCCCAGACTTGGTCGATATGATGGTGGTTTGACGAAAACGTTTGATGAAACGACTGCATTGGAAAAAAGAGGACTTCGAAATGCTGTGATAGCGGCAGTCGTTTATATAGCACTACTGATCCTTGCCCTTGTTTGGCCGGATTCATCACTCCGAAATGACCAGGGTGGCATGATTCCATCACCGTTCATCTCCGGTATTGTCCCTGTTATTATGCTGTTTTTCATAACAATTGGTGTGACATACGGGGTAACATTGAAAAAAATTGATAACTCACGGTCTATTGCTAAATATATGGGGGAAGCAATGAAGGATATGTCAAGTTTCATTGTCCTTATTTTTGCTGTGTCCCAGTTTATTTCCTATTTTGAATGGACAAACATTGGTTCATGGCTGGCAGTCACAGGTGCATCATTTCTGGATTCGGTTGATTTGACAGGTATTACTGTTGTTGTTCTGTTTATACTCCTGACAGCTTTGTTGAATCTGTTCGTTTATAGTGGCTCAGCACAATGGGCACTTGAAGCCCCGGTATTTCTGAAAATGTTTTATATTTTGGACTACCATCCAGCTTTCATTCAGGCTGCCTATCGTGTTGCCGACTCGTCTACCAATATTGTAACCCCGATGAATCCATACTTTGTGATCGTCCTGGCATTTATGAAAGAATACGATAACAAAGCCGGCCTTGGGACTTTGATGGCGCTCATGCTTCCATACAGTCTCATTTTCCTTACTGTCTGGATAATCCTGTTTCTGGTCTTTGTGATGTTGGGTGTGCCATTTGGGCCGGGTATCGGTGTTCATGTATAG